One Tamlana carrageenivorans genomic region harbors:
- a CDS encoding IclR family transcriptional regulator: protein MSKYVAPALDKGLDILEYLSQIKIPQSQMEIAQGLNKSPNELYRMLVCLEQRGYLLKSAQSGKYSLSLKLYQLSHRHSPIDGLLKASKPVMEELSNSTKQSCHLSIIYHGQLMVVSQMKSPGPVSLSIEEGSLFPLTKTASGRVLLAHLEDDKLNELLNNNQEFISLSKKEQKDFKERLQCINKDKHEISQSDLTMGVTDIAVAIGNPNSNMYCALAISSLSSIDEKNSIGELLIDKLLEASQAIQNESGLD, encoded by the coding sequence ATGAGTAAATACGTAGCACCTGCATTAGATAAGGGTTTGGATATTTTAGAGTATCTATCTCAGATAAAAATTCCGCAATCTCAAATGGAAATCGCCCAAGGCTTAAATAAATCGCCAAATGAGTTATATCGTATGCTCGTGTGTTTAGAGCAGCGCGGCTACTTACTTAAAAGTGCTCAATCGGGTAAATACTCGTTGTCCTTAAAACTCTATCAGTTATCTCATAGGCACAGTCCTATTGATGGTTTATTAAAAGCTTCAAAACCTGTAATGGAAGAGCTTTCTAATAGTACCAAGCAATCTTGCCATTTAAGTATTATATATCATGGACAGCTTATGGTGGTTTCTCAAATGAAAAGTCCTGGGCCGGTATCGTTGTCCATTGAAGAAGGGAGTTTGTTTCCTTTAACAAAAACCGCTTCGGGTCGTGTATTATTAGCGCATCTAGAAGACGACAAGCTCAATGAATTATTGAATAACAATCAAGAGTTTATCAGTCTTTCTAAAAAGGAGCAAAAAGATTTTAAAGAACGCCTTCAATGTATAAATAAAGATAAGCACGAAATTTCGCAAAGCGATTTAACCATGGGCGTTACCGATATAGCCGTAGCCATCGGTAATCCGAATTCTAATATGTATTGTGCATTGGCCATTTCGTCCTTATCTTCTATTGATGAAAAAAATAGCATTGGAGAGCTTCTTATTGATAAATTGTTAGAAGCCTCACAGGCTATTCAAAATGAATCGGGTTTAGATTAA
- a CDS encoding carbohydrate-binding protein: protein MTRNRLTLWALFLCILGAEAQDWNNVPIAPNPGANHVWQLQDNVSDDFNYSFNAATTKSNFGNNKWYNFYHNAWDGPGTTYWKYNHVAVDGSDLVIHASRWDRSNEDQPISQYPNKMNKPNDGISAGCITSNQTVLYPVFVEASISVANIALASDVWLLSADDTQEIDIIECYGGADSGNAFFAKDIHLSHHSFVRNPFQDYQPRGHNSWWTRSDITTSWGDYCWNNGNRKYVQIGVNWIGPKHFEYYIDGELVRVLYDKASATKNGNTWFYTYPSMTNGVLDFDSDGYQTENAYSTSSNYSFDTLKAASNTSSVSVIDPYNFQNGNGFTKPLDVIVNVESQNWHVDAGRTPSDALLNDPSKNTLKVDWIRAYKPVLDNNGTSSLIIEAEDFINTDGTYNDGYVPYGVNKSSVGINYVNEGDEAEYSLNVPNDLAGEYHITYQISTPLDDTKIAIYLDGVLVSDDAVPNNGSWDSYQALTAGSTIILPAGTHNVKIVASGTNAWQWNLDKIVFSLENSLSTPEITQEDVAIYPNPASQIINIKSKVLINHIEVYNVLGAKVLEKHSEFSTISVANLKPGNYFLRLATANGSITKHIVVKHN, encoded by the coding sequence ATGACAAGAAACCGACTTACTTTATGGGCCTTATTTTTATGCATTTTAGGTGCTGAAGCGCAAGACTGGAACAACGTGCCTATTGCGCCTAATCCAGGTGCAAATCACGTCTGGCAATTGCAAGATAATGTCTCTGATGATTTTAATTATTCCTTTAACGCCGCAACTACCAAATCTAATTTTGGCAACAACAAATGGTACAATTTTTACCATAATGCTTGGGATGGCCCAGGAACTACCTATTGGAAATACAATCACGTCGCAGTAGATGGTAGTGATTTAGTAATCCATGCTTCACGATGGGACAGGTCGAATGAAGATCAACCGATTTCGCAGTACCCTAATAAAATGAACAAACCCAATGATGGTATTAGTGCAGGCTGTATCACGTCTAACCAAACTGTTTTATATCCCGTTTTTGTTGAAGCTAGTATTAGCGTGGCCAATATTGCTTTAGCTTCCGATGTTTGGCTTTTAAGTGCAGATGACACACAAGAAATTGATATTATTGAATGCTACGGTGGGGCCGATAGCGGAAATGCTTTTTTCGCAAAAGACATTCATTTATCTCACCACTCGTTTGTTAGAAATCCGTTTCAAGATTATCAACCACGCGGACATAATAGTTGGTGGACCAGATCGGACATCACAACCTCTTGGGGTGATTATTGCTGGAACAACGGCAATAGAAAATATGTTCAAATTGGTGTCAATTGGATTGGGCCAAAACATTTTGAATACTATATTGATGGCGAATTGGTTCGCGTGCTTTACGACAAAGCATCGGCAACTAAAAACGGAAACACATGGTTTTATACCTATCCAAGTATGACCAATGGTGTTTTAGATTTTGATTCCGATGGTTATCAAACAGAAAATGCATATTCGACAAGCAGCAATTACAGTTTTGATACCTTAAAAGCTGCAAGTAACACATCTTCAGTAAGTGTTATAGATCCCTACAATTTTCAAAATGGTAATGGCTTCACCAAACCTTTAGACGTTATTGTTAACGTAGAATCGCAAAACTGGCATGTGGATGCTGGTCGAACACCAAGTGATGCGCTATTGAATGACCCTTCAAAAAACACCTTAAAAGTAGATTGGATTCGTGCTTATAAACCTGTTTTAGACAATAATGGAACGAGCTCTTTAATTATCGAAGCAGAAGATTTCATCAATACAGATGGAACATATAATGACGGTTACGTGCCATACGGTGTAAATAAAAGTTCTGTAGGCATCAATTATGTTAATGAAGGCGATGAAGCAGAATACTCCTTAAATGTACCAAATGATTTAGCTGGTGAATACCATATTACGTATCAAATTTCAACGCCTTTAGACGATACTAAAATAGCAATTTACTTAGATGGCGTTTTGGTTAGTGATGATGCCGTTCCAAATAACGGAAGTTGGGATAGCTACCAGGCGCTTACTGCTGGAAGTACTATTATCTTGCCTGCAGGAACACACAATGTTAAAATTGTAGCCTCAGGTACCAACGCATGGCAATGGAATTTAGATAAAATTGTGTTTTCCCTGGAAAACAGCTTATCAACACCAGAGATCACTCAGGAAGATGTTGCTATCTACCCAAATCCGGCAAGTCAAATCATTAATATAAAAAGTAAAGTACTAATAAACCATATTGAAGTTTACAATGTACTTGGCGCGAAAGTACTGGAAAAGCATTCAGAATTCAGTACGATTTCTGTAGCGAATTTAAAACCAGGAAACTATTTTTTACGATTAGCCACAGCAAATGGAAGTATAACAAAACATATTGTAGTAAAGCATAATTAA
- a CDS encoding alpha/beta hydrolase, which produces MASIFKTTEISNPEFESNNLRFITVKTKNLNGRGDICVFVPPFKNLENLPIVTLLHGVYGSAWIWAHKAGVHFTALKLMEAGVIKPMVIAMPSDGLWGDGSAYLPHNQANYEAWIVDDVIAAITENIACTSEASPLFISGLSMGGFGALRLGAKYYKKYQGISAHSSITNTNQMHLFVEEDEANYKQENRHNEDVFQTMLTNKKHLPPVRFDCGKDDLLMEYNRDLHQKLISENIPHNYQEFEGAHEWSYWQEHVKKSLLFFSNLT; this is translated from the coding sequence ATGGCATCAATTTTTAAAACCACCGAAATTTCAAATCCTGAATTTGAAAGCAATAACTTAAGATTCATTACGGTTAAAACCAAGAATTTAAATGGTCGCGGCGATATTTGCGTATTTGTTCCGCCATTTAAAAACCTTGAAAACCTACCTATTGTAACACTGTTACATGGTGTTTATGGTAGTGCCTGGATTTGGGCGCACAAAGCCGGAGTACATTTTACCGCTTTAAAATTGATGGAAGCAGGAGTCATTAAACCTATGGTCATTGCCATGCCTTCCGATGGTTTATGGGGCGATGGTTCGGCCTATTTACCACATAACCAAGCGAACTACGAAGCTTGGATTGTAGATGATGTTATTGCGGCCATTACTGAAAATATTGCTTGCACCAGTGAAGCCTCGCCCCTATTTATCTCCGGTTTATCCATGGGTGGGTTTGGTGCCTTACGATTAGGCGCTAAATACTATAAAAAGTATCAAGGAATTTCAGCACATTCTTCAATCACCAATACCAATCAGATGCATTTGTTTGTGGAAGAAGACGAAGCAAACTACAAGCAAGAAAATCGCCATAATGAAGATGTGTTTCAAACCATGCTTACAAACAAAAAACATTTACCACCAGTTCGATTTGATTGCGGAAAAGACGATTTACTAATGGAATACAACCGTGATCTTCATCAGAAATTAATTTCAGAAAACATCCCTCATAATTACCAAGAGTTTGAAGGTGCTCATGAATGGTCCTACTGGCAAGAGCATGTAAAAAAATCCTTATTGTTTTTCAGCAACTTGACATAA
- a CDS encoding Zn-dependent alcohol dehydrogenase — translation MPLQAKSAIATADGKFIIDHITIAEPQADEIIVKIQAAGLCHTDHDSLNWGKPIILGHEGAGVVHQIGSGITNFKVGDKVILNWATPCMKCFQCQEGNQHICENNSPVTAGGNGYTPGHAHLEGSLWNNKPIERSFNIGTLAEYTLVKASACVKLNSDMPMPSASIISCGVMTGYGSVVNSAKLSAGSSAVVLGTGGVGLNVIQGAKVSGAAKIIAIDINQERLEMAKQFGATHTILADKADIGLQKAAQTVKSLTDGRGADYAFECTAVPALGAAPLAMIRNAGTAVQVSGIEEEITIDMNLFEWDKIYINPLYGKCRPDIDFPKLVSLYDKGDLLLDEMITRTYPLENLQQAFDDMLAGRNAKGVIVFE, via the coding sequence ATGCCATTACAAGCTAAATCGGCCATTGCTACCGCCGATGGAAAATTTATTATAGACCACATTACCATTGCCGAACCACAAGCCGACGAAATTATTGTTAAAATCCAAGCAGCAGGATTATGTCATACCGACCACGACTCCCTAAACTGGGGTAAGCCCATTATTTTAGGACACGAAGGTGCCGGTGTCGTTCACCAAATAGGCAGCGGAATAACCAATTTTAAAGTGGGCGATAAAGTCATTTTAAACTGGGCAACACCATGCATGAAATGCTTCCAATGCCAAGAAGGCAACCAGCATATTTGCGAAAACAATTCACCCGTAACAGCTGGCGGAAACGGCTACACCCCAGGACATGCCCATTTAGAAGGCTCGCTTTGGAACAACAAACCCATCGAGCGCTCCTTCAACATAGGAACTTTAGCAGAATATACACTAGTAAAAGCTTCAGCATGTGTAAAACTTAATAGTGACATGCCTATGCCTTCAGCAAGTATTATTAGTTGTGGGGTGATGACGGGTTATGGCTCGGTAGTCAATTCGGCTAAATTAAGTGCTGGTAGTTCTGCCGTTGTATTAGGCACAGGTGGCGTTGGACTGAATGTTATTCAAGGCGCCAAGGTTTCGGGAGCAGCTAAAATTATTGCTATCGATATCAACCAAGAGCGTTTAGAAATGGCGAAACAATTTGGTGCAACACACACCATTTTAGCCGATAAAGCCGATATTGGATTACAAAAAGCTGCCCAAACCGTTAAAAGTTTAACCGATGGTCGCGGTGCCGATTATGCCTTTGAATGTACTGCCGTTCCTGCCTTAGGTGCTGCACCACTTGCTATGATTAGAAATGCCGGAACAGCGGTTCAAGTGAGTGGGATTGAAGAAGAAATCACCATCGATATGAATTTATTCGAATGGGATAAAATTTATATCAATCCGCTTTACGGAAAATGCCGTCCAGATATTGATTTTCCAAAACTCGTATCGCTTTATGATAAAGGTGATTTACTTTTAGATGAAATGATTACAAGAACGTATCCGCTAGAAAACTTGCAACAAGCTTTTGACGATATGCTTGCCGGAAGAAACGCTAAAGGCGTCATCGTTTTTGAATAA
- a CDS encoding NAD(P)/FAD-dependent oxidoreductase, protein MQATTDQTCVIIGASHAGINCAFSLRKEGWEGAIIIYDKDPEFPYHRPPLSKAYLTSEAGTEHSLLFPKENYIEDNIQLKLGVSVLSIHAEKQIITLSDGSEQHYNKLVLATGARPFIPPIEGIATAKNVFPMRTAADANNIRQAFNAAPKKRVLIIGGGYIGLETAASLKKLGAEVSVLERESRVLARVTTTEMSAFFTKLHEQNGVNILTNKTVTKITPLSEGNLVHCSDNSQYEADVIVVGVGISVNTELAQSANLILENGIKVSASCQTSNPDIYAIGDCTFHYNMHYQTNIRLESVQNAIDQAKVAAKAICGQTEVVYDSIPWFWSDQFDIKLQIVGLSTGYNNLVIRNEETENSFSMWYFKDDELLAVDAVNFAKAYMLGTRFIKAKQKIDKIKLADTSIPFKPNSFI, encoded by the coding sequence ATGCAAGCTACAACAGACCAAACCTGTGTTATTATAGGTGCCAGTCATGCTGGTATAAACTGTGCTTTTTCTCTGCGGAAGGAAGGTTGGGAAGGTGCTATCATTATTTACGATAAAGACCCCGAATTCCCTTACCACAGGCCACCGCTTTCTAAAGCCTATTTAACTAGTGAAGCAGGAACCGAACACAGTTTACTTTTTCCGAAGGAAAACTATATCGAGGATAACATCCAATTAAAACTTGGGGTTTCAGTACTATCTATTCATGCTGAAAAACAAATAATTACTCTTAGTGACGGGAGCGAACAACACTACAATAAACTTGTTTTGGCCACGGGTGCTCGTCCGTTTATACCACCAATAGAAGGCATTGCCACGGCAAAAAATGTTTTCCCGATGCGAACCGCCGCAGATGCGAATAACATCAGACAAGCTTTTAATGCGGCTCCTAAAAAACGTGTGCTAATCATTGGAGGCGGCTATATTGGGCTGGAAACAGCAGCTTCATTAAAAAAACTCGGTGCTGAAGTTAGCGTTCTAGAACGTGAATCACGGGTTTTGGCTCGTGTTACTACTACCGAGATGTCAGCATTTTTCACAAAACTTCACGAACAAAACGGTGTAAATATCCTAACAAACAAAACGGTTACTAAAATAACACCTTTATCAGAAGGAAATTTAGTGCATTGCAGCGATAACTCACAGTACGAAGCCGATGTTATTGTTGTTGGCGTAGGTATTTCAGTCAATACCGAATTGGCTCAAAGTGCCAATTTAATCCTTGAAAACGGCATTAAAGTGTCGGCCTCTTGTCAAACTAGTAATCCAGATATTTATGCGATTGGCGATTGCACTTTTCATTACAATATGCATTACCAAACCAACATCCGATTAGAATCGGTGCAAAATGCCATAGATCAAGCTAAAGTAGCTGCCAAGGCCATTTGCGGTCAAACGGAAGTTGTTTATGATAGCATCCCATGGTTTTGGTCCGATCAATTCGATATCAAATTACAAATCGTCGGACTATCAACAGGCTACAACAATTTGGTCATTCGAAATGAAGAAACCGAAAACAGTTTTTCAATGTGGTATTTTAAAGATGACGAACTCCTTGCTGTTGATGCCGTAAATTTCGCAAAAGCATACATGCTCGGCACGCGATTTATAAAAGCCAAACAAAAAATAGACAAGATTAAACTTGCTGATACCAGCATTCCATTTAAACCAAACAGTTTTATTTAA
- a CDS encoding 2Fe-2S iron-sulfur cluster-binding protein, translated as MKTITFITSDNDIIETQANFGSLMELAVKNKVKGIDGDCGGVCSCATCHVHVNQEFWNAVGGPSELESDMLEFDDNVSDYSRLSCQLKVSQVPDGLILKVAK; from the coding sequence ATGAAAACCATAACATTTATTACCAGCGATAACGACATTATTGAAACCCAAGCCAACTTTGGAAGTCTCATGGAATTGGCTGTAAAAAACAAAGTAAAAGGCATTGATGGCGACTGTGGAGGTGTTTGCTCTTGTGCCACTTGCCACGTTCATGTAAACCAAGAATTCTGGAATGCCGTTGGAGGCCCTAGCGAGTTGGAAAGCGACATGTTAGAATTTGATGACAATGTGAGCGATTACAGCCGATTATCATGCCAGTTGAAAGTAAGCCAAGTACCTGACGGATTGATTCTTAAAGTCGCAAAATAA
- a CDS encoding cytochrome P450 produces MKKSKIDDPFKEARETKGFGTMNDQNDPVTMILGHKDVRKCAHNWKTFQSGGDEIGRIVVPSEVHIRDTRQIPFEVDPPQHKSYRDLVEPWFKRPLEEAYQEKLTDIINIIVDEALTKGSMEVVSEFALKLQSRALTLLLNIPFEESELWISWGTHVFRSEDTALDGDKANVLYDYIDAQIDKAIANPGDDLYSKLLASEIDGKTLTKEEVKGVLILTFAGGRDTVINAITNTIAYFADNPQALQQLRDQPEHLNSAIEELLRYYSPLTQMGRVVAEDTQVCEHAVKAQSRISMCWASANRDERVFENPNEVVLDRKVNPHVAFGFGTHNCLGATHARQILRILLNTLTQKVGCMQITAAKENIEDLDEFNRKVGFDSLQVAFHKL; encoded by the coding sequence ATGAAAAAAAGCAAAATAGACGATCCGTTTAAAGAAGCCAGAGAAACTAAAGGTTTTGGAACTATGAACGATCAGAACGACCCTGTAACCATGATTCTGGGTCATAAAGACGTTAGAAAATGTGCCCACAATTGGAAAACTTTTCAATCGGGAGGCGACGAAATAGGCAGAATTGTAGTACCCTCGGAGGTGCATATTCGTGATACGCGCCAAATTCCGTTTGAAGTCGATCCTCCACAACACAAAAGCTATCGAGATCTTGTTGAACCTTGGTTTAAGCGTCCGTTAGAAGAAGCATACCAAGAAAAACTAACGGATATTATCAATATCATTGTAGATGAAGCCCTTACAAAAGGCAGTATGGAAGTGGTTTCAGAATTTGCTCTTAAATTACAGTCACGCGCATTAACCCTATTACTCAATATTCCATTTGAAGAATCGGAACTTTGGATCTCATGGGGAACGCACGTATTTAGAAGCGAAGACACGGCTTTAGATGGCGATAAAGCGAATGTTTTATATGACTATATTGATGCACAAATCGACAAGGCCATCGCCAATCCTGGAGATGATTTATATTCAAAATTATTAGCTTCCGAAATAGATGGTAAAACATTAACTAAAGAAGAAGTTAAAGGCGTACTCATTTTAACCTTCGCCGGTGGAAGAGATACGGTTATTAATGCTATAACCAATACCATAGCTTATTTTGCCGATAACCCTCAGGCATTGCAACAATTACGTGACCAACCAGAGCATCTTAACTCGGCCATTGAAGAATTGCTGCGTTACTACTCTCCGTTAACACAAATGGGACGTGTGGTTGCAGAAGACACGCAAGTGTGCGAGCATGCCGTAAAAGCACAAAGCCGTATTTCCATGTGTTGGGCTTCTGCCAACCGAGACGAACGCGTATTCGAGAATCCTAACGAAGTAGTATTAGACCGTAAAGTGAATCCGCATGTCGCTTTCGGTTTCGGCACACACAATTGCTTAGGAGCCACACATGCTCGTCAAATTTTACGTATTTTATTAAATACTCTCACTCAAAAAGTAGGTTGCATGCAAATTACTGCGGCAAAAGAAAATATTGAAGATTTAGACGAGTTTAATCGTAAAGTAGGTTTCGATAGCCTACAAGTTGCCTTTCATAAACTATAA
- a CDS encoding AraC family transcriptional regulator, with amino-acid sequence MFLSFELINFEAIKVSHLKAQFEKIPKLQNTSVHAFVYEGDTFDAPWHFHPEFELTFIEKGEGIRYVANSVEPFIPGDMVLLGRNLPHCWKERLVSETGVKSLVFQWDDSLLGENWIEKKEFYNIKELLIKSARGIKFSPLLSSKFHSDLNRIIGLPPFEKLMAFVEVLQKLALTTEYQLLGNEHYISDLNTKTNARIDKVYNYIHTHYSKKIMLQDVAHLVSMGEEAFCRFFKKSLNKSLFAFINEYRVTMVCKQLIESNKQVKQIAYNCGFESLPFFYKQFQKYKGCSPLAFRKVYRKI; translated from the coding sequence ATGTTTTTGTCCTTTGAGTTGATTAATTTTGAGGCTATAAAAGTCAGTCATTTGAAAGCGCAGTTTGAAAAAATACCTAAGCTTCAGAATACATCGGTACACGCCTTTGTTTATGAAGGCGATACTTTTGACGCACCGTGGCATTTTCATCCAGAATTTGAGCTTACATTTATTGAAAAAGGGGAGGGGATCCGTTATGTTGCCAATAGCGTAGAACCCTTTATCCCTGGCGACATGGTGCTATTAGGTCGAAATTTACCGCATTGCTGGAAGGAGAGATTGGTAAGTGAAACGGGGGTTAAATCGCTCGTGTTTCAATGGGATGACAGCTTGTTAGGTGAAAATTGGATAGAGAAAAAAGAGTTTTACAATATTAAAGAATTACTGATAAAATCGGCTCGTGGCATAAAATTTAGTCCCTTATTAAGCTCTAAATTTCACAGTGATTTAAATCGTATTATAGGTTTACCGCCTTTTGAAAAACTCATGGCTTTTGTAGAAGTGCTTCAGAAACTGGCCTTAACAACAGAATACCAACTATTAGGCAATGAGCATTATATTAGTGATTTAAATACGAAAACCAATGCGCGAATAGACAAGGTGTATAATTATATTCACACCCATTACAGTAAAAAAATTATGCTGCAAGATGTGGCCCATTTGGTGTCTATGGGGGAGGAGGCTTTTTGTCGATTTTTTAAAAAATCGCTAAACAAATCGTTATTCGCTTTTATTAATGAGTACCGGGTTACCATGGTGTGTAAGCAGCTAATTGAATCCAATAAGCAAGTCAAACAAATTGCTTATAACTGTGGATTTGAAAGTTTACCGTTTTTCTATAAGCAGTTTCAGAAGTATAAAGGGTGTTCACCGTTAGCCTTTAGAAAAGTGTACCGAAAAATATAG
- a CDS encoding nucleotide sugar dehydrogenase: MSKNKIAIIGLGYVGLPLARLFATKYDVIGFDINQKRIEELSEGNDFTLEVDSQTLKSVLKSDFNDENGLYFSADINDLKSCNYYIITVPTPIDKNNRPDLTPLYKSSETVGQVISQGDIVIYESTVYPGVTEDECVPVLEKVSGLKFNKDFFAGYSPERINPGDKLHTVDKILKVTAGSTPEIGKKVNDLYASVITAGTHLAPTIKVAEAAKVIENSQRDINIAFVNELAKIFNLMNIDTHAVLEAAGTKWNFLPFKPGLVGGHCIGVDPYYLAQKAQEVGYHPEIILAGRRLNDSMGQYVASEIVKLMVQNDIRIKNSKILILGITFKENCPDVRNTRVVDVIKQLKSYGTEITIYDPWANPEEVYHEYQLKTTKELPNQKFDAVVLTVAHNEFLNQDLRSLINTNGVLYDVKGILKDKVDGRL, from the coding sequence ATGAGTAAAAATAAAATTGCAATTATAGGATTAGGTTATGTGGGGCTACCTCTAGCCAGATTATTCGCAACTAAATATGATGTTATTGGTTTTGATATCAACCAAAAACGTATTGAAGAGTTATCTGAAGGAAATGATTTCACCCTCGAAGTAGATTCACAAACCTTGAAATCTGTTTTAAAATCAGATTTTAATGATGAAAATGGATTATATTTTTCAGCAGATATTAATGATCTAAAATCTTGCAATTATTACATTATAACGGTCCCTACACCAATAGATAAAAATAACAGGCCAGACCTAACCCCACTTTACAAATCGAGTGAAACAGTTGGACAAGTAATAAGTCAAGGGGATATCGTCATTTATGAATCTACTGTATACCCAGGAGTTACAGAAGATGAATGCGTACCTGTTCTCGAAAAAGTGAGTGGATTAAAATTTAACAAAGACTTCTTTGCTGGTTACTCACCCGAACGTATTAATCCTGGCGATAAATTACATACTGTAGATAAAATTTTAAAGGTTACTGCCGGCTCCACACCCGAAATAGGCAAAAAAGTAAACGACTTATACGCAAGTGTGATCACTGCCGGTACACACCTAGCCCCCACCATTAAAGTGGCCGAGGCAGCTAAAGTAATCGAAAATTCACAGCGAGATATTAATATCGCGTTTGTTAACGAATTAGCTAAAATATTTAATTTAATGAATATTGATACACATGCGGTTTTGGAAGCTGCTGGAACTAAATGGAATTTTTTACCCTTTAAACCTGGATTAGTTGGCGGACACTGCATTGGAGTAGATCCTTATTATTTAGCTCAAAAAGCACAGGAGGTTGGATATCATCCAGAAATTATTTTAGCAGGACGCCGACTTAATGACAGCATGGGACAATATGTTGCTTCTGAAATTGTAAAACTTATGGTTCAAAACGATATCAGAATCAAAAATTCAAAGATTTTAATTTTAGGAATTACATTCAAAGAAAACTGTCCGGATGTTAGAAATACCCGTGTTGTAGATGTCATCAAACAATTAAAAAGTTACGGAACAGAAATTACCATATACGATCCATGGGCAAATCCAGAAGAAGTTTATCATGAATATCAACTCAAAACAACAAAGGAATTACCAAATCAAAAATTTGATGCTGTTGTTTTAACCGTAGCGCATAATGAATTTCTAAATCAAGACTTAAGGTCTTTAATAAATACTAACGGGGTACTTTACGACGTAAAAGGGATTCTGAAGGATAAGGTTGATGGCAGATTATAA
- a CDS encoding SDR family oxidoreductase — protein sequence MFDNLQNKTVLVTGGAGFIGSNLCETLLTNQINTICLDNFSTGKRENITPFLDDPNFKFIQGDIRNIDDCHKACENVDFVLHQAALGSVPRSINDPITTNDVNVSGFLNMLVAARDAKVKRFIYAASSSTYGDHEALPKVEDVIGKPLSPYAITKYVNELYADIFQKNYGFDTVGLRYFNVFGKRQDPNGAYAAVIPLFVKQFINKESPIINGDGTYSRDFTFIDNVVQMNLLAITTTNQEALNNVYNVAFGERTTLLELATLLKKYLSEFDKSIANIEIKHRENRVGDIPHSLASIEKAKKLLNYNPQYDIDKGIKEAVNWYWKNL from the coding sequence ATGTTTGATAATCTACAGAACAAGACTGTCTTAGTAACAGGTGGCGCTGGATTTATAGGATCTAACTTATGTGAAACACTGCTTACTAATCAGATAAATACCATTTGCCTAGATAATTTTTCTACAGGAAAAAGAGAAAATATCACGCCTTTTTTAGATGATCCAAATTTCAAATTCATTCAAGGTGATATTAGAAATATTGATGACTGCCATAAAGCATGTGAAAACGTAGATTTCGTTTTACATCAAGCAGCATTAGGCTCGGTTCCCAGATCTATTAATGACCCTATTACAACTAATGATGTTAACGTTTCTGGTTTTTTAAACATGTTGGTAGCAGCTCGTGATGCTAAAGTAAAACGCTTTATATATGCTGCAAGCTCGTCAACTTATGGGGATCATGAGGCTTTACCAAAGGTTGAAGATGTTATTGGAAAACCTTTATCACCATATGCCATTACCAAATATGTAAATGAGCTATACGCCGATATTTTTCAAAAAAACTATGGGTTTGACACTGTAGGACTTCGATATTTTAATGTATTCGGAAAAAGACAAGATCCAAATGGAGCTTACGCTGCTGTTATTCCTTTATTTGTAAAACAATTTATTAATAAAGAATCGCCAATAATTAATGGCGATGGAACTTACTCAAGAGATTTCACCTTTATTGATAATGTGGTTCAAATGAATTTACTAGCCATAACCACCACAAACCAAGAAGCTTTAAACAACGTTTATAATGTTGCATTTGGAGAGCGCACTACCCTTTTAGAGTTGGCTACATTACTTAAAAAGTATTTATCAGAGTTCGATAAATCTATTGCTAATATTGAAATAAAACATCGAGAAAACAGAGTTGGTGACATTCCTCATTCCTTAGCTTCTATAGAAAAGGCTAAAAAACTATTAAACTATAATCCCCAATACGATATTGACAAAGGCATTAAGGAAGCCGTAAATTGGTATTGGAAAAATCTGTAA